From Hydra vulgaris chromosome 15, alternate assembly HydraT2T_AEP, one genomic window encodes:
- the LOC105849234 gene encoding homeobox protein Wariai has protein sequence MDIFKAIENRDIKRINKLIRRKKQCVNERRNNETPLHLASERGYNEVILLLLENGAQVNTNNGSPLNSACQYGNLDAVELLLEYGADANTGCNIGNTPLHTASGCGNIGIICALLKHNVDVNAKNVDGWTPLHRASYHGKSDVVNLLLKEGADASMKTNTGKTPYDLACKMQHYEVAEQINKYKRETKLKLSEHVKCQKNDQNLNIKSLFQSKKDQLTAFISKKRETNFSNNQKSDEGTLDNLTQGRNSPSPPQGFRIEEVPIEKDKDKWRELKTNMLNFEKQFKSNTSNTVKKIAELKVFGNQNMQKEPENDSNDDKNDENEHECPICFELPLPPVHIYQCKNGHLFCGNCKDKPNMEKCPQCAVDICGVAFRNRYAEENIKKIYKDKIK, from the coding sequence atGGACATTTTTAAGGCAATTGAAAATAGagatattaaaagaataaataaactaatacgCAGAAAAAAACAATGTGTTAACGAGAGAAGGAACAACGAAACTCCGCTTCATTTAGCCTCAGAACGAGGCTATAATGAAGTCATTCTTTTATTGTTAGAAAACGGAGCCCAAGTAAACACAAATAACGGTTCGCCTTTAAATTCTGCATGCCAATATGGCAATCTTGATGCTGTCGAACTACTGCTAGAATATGGAGCAGATGCAAACACTGGTTGTAACATAGGCAATACACCACTCCACACCGCAAGTGGATGTGGAAATATTGGTATAATCTGTGCTTTGTTGAAACATAATGTCGATGTGAATGCAAAAAACGTGGATGGTTGGACTCCACTACACAGAGCAAGTTACCACGGAAAGTCTGATGTAGTcaatttgcttttaaaagaaGGGGCAGACGCAAGCATGAAAACAAACACTGGTAAAACACCTTACGATTTAGCTTGTAAAATGCAACATTATGAAGTCGCagaacaaataaacaaatacaaacgcgaaactaaattaaaattaagtgaGCATGTAAAGTGtcaaaaaaatgatcaaaatttaaacataaaatctttatttcaatcaaaaaaagatcAGCTTACAGCTTTTATTTCTAAGAAGCGCGAAACAAACTTTAGTAACAACCAAAAATCAGATGAAGGCACGCTAGACAATCTTACACAAGGGCGTAATTCTCCGTCACCTCCACAAGGTTTTCGAATAGAAGAAGTTCCAATAGAAAAAGATAAAGACAAATGGAGAGAATTAAAGACTAACAtgttgaattttgaaaaacaatttaaaagcaataCATCTAACACCGTTAAAAAGATCGCAGAATTAAAAGTATTTGGAAATCAAAATATGCAAAAAGAACCAGAGAATGATAGCAACGATGATAAAAACGATGAAAACGAACACGAATGTCCTATCTGCTTCGAGCTCCCTCTTCCTCCAGTACATATATACCAGTGCAAAAATGGTCATTTATTTTGCGGAAACTGCAAAGACAAGCCAAATATGGAAAAATGCCCGCAATGTGCAGTAGATATCTGTGGAGTCGCATTTCGAAATCGTTATGcagaagaaaatataaaaaaaatttataaagataaaataaagtaa